In one Musa acuminata AAA Group cultivar baxijiao chromosome BXJ2-5, Cavendish_Baxijiao_AAA, whole genome shotgun sequence genomic region, the following are encoded:
- the LOC135612736 gene encoding brefeldin A-inhibited guanine nucleotide-exchange protein 2-like — protein sequence MASPEADSRLPLVLAPALEKIVKNASWRKGHSKLAHQCKSLIDRLSHPPPPPSPSSPNSSSSLPGPLRDGGSAVYSLADSEIFLAPLIAACSSGSPRVAEPALDCVQRLVAHSYLHGEADPAGGPDARLLAQLIDAVCGSLALSGGGDDALELLVLKTLLSAVTSTALRIHGDALLQIVRTCYDLYLGSKNPVNQTTAKASLIQMLVIVFRRMEADSSTVPVQPIVVAELMEPADRSSNAAAADVSFVQGFITRIISDIDVVLNPSTPLARTESARKHDGAFETTAVENTNPADLLDSTDKDMLDAKYWEISMYKTALEDRKDELGPEGVVDRDDEAEVQIGNKLRRDAFLVFRALCKLSMKTPPKEAVADPALMKGKIVALELLKILLENAGAVFRTSERFLGAIKQYLCLSLLKNSASAHLIVFQLSCSIFMSLVSRFRPGLKAEIGVFFPMIVLRVLENVAQPIFQQKMIVLRFLEKLCVDSQILVDIFINYDCDVHSSNIFERMVNGLLKTAQGPPPGAPTTLVPPQDVTMKFEAMKCLVAILRSMGDWMNKQLRIPDPYSQNTETADGNTGGSNELPLGNGNSEEPAEVSDSHSETANGTSEVASIELRRAYKLELQEGISLFNQKPKKGIEFLINAKKVGDSPEEIAAFLKSASGLNKTLIGDYLGEREDLSLKVMHAYVDSFDFEGMKFDEAIRCFLQGFRLPGEAQKIDRIMEKFAERYCKCNPKAFTSADTAYVLAYSVIMLNTDAHNPMVKNKMSPDDFIRNNRGIDDGKDLPEEYLRSLYDRISKNEIKMKEDNLAPQQIQSSNSNKILGLDGILNIVIRKRHSSTETSDDMIRHMQEQFKEKARKSESAYYSATDVVILRFMIEVCWAPMLAAFSVPLDQSDDETVISLCLEGFRSAVHVTAVMSMETQRDAFVTSLAKFTSLHSAADIKQKNIDAIKAVLYIADEDGNYLQEAWEHVLTCVSRFEHLHLLGEGAPPDATFFTRQQTELDTSNQTKSSILTTMKKKGPSSVVARRGTYDSAGVSSQASGVVTSEQMNNLISNLNLLEQVGIAEVNRIFVRSEKLNSEAIINFVKALCKVSMEELRSASDPRVFSLTKIVEIAHYNMNRIRLVWSSIWSVLSEFFVTIGCSENLSIAIFAMDSLRQLAMKFLERKELANYNFQNEFMKPFVIVMRKSRAVEIRELIIRCFSQMVLARVSNVKSGWKSMFMVFATASYDDHKNIVLLAFEIIEKILRDYFPYITETETTTFTDCVNCLIAFTNSRFNKDISLNAIAFLRFCAAKLAEGDIGASARYKNKEAFANNGPPSPHIIKDEKQDTPLIIDKDDHLHLWFPLLAGLSELTFDLRPDIRQSALQVLFDTLRNCGHHFSLPLWEKVFDSVLFPIFDSVRHDVDTPRGIPQGQGSENDTEELDQDAWLYETCKLALQLVVDLFVKFYDTVNPLLKKVLTLLTSLIKRPHQSLAGIGITAFVRLMSSAGPLFVETKWEIVVLSLKEAAKATLPDFSYISSGAHLDNAASDNGNSPLMQENGESRGSIDDDSEGLRTRNLYSAIGDAKCRAAIQLLLIQAVMEIYNMYRAQISAKNELLLFEALHAVACHAHKVNSDADLRSKLQEIGSLTQMQDPPLLRLENESYHLCLVLLQNSVVDRPLNGDVEVEAHLVQLCREVLEVYLKAAKGQPVVASTGTQPRTHWLIPVGSGKRRELAARAPVVVSALHAISGLGDTPFRKNLALFFPLLSCLISCEHGSTEVQVALSDMLNTWVGPILLRAC from the exons ATGGCTTCTCCGGAAGCCGATTCCCGCCTCCCCCTCGTCCTCGCACCCGCCCTCGAGAAGATTGTCAAGAACGCGTCCTGGCGCAAAGGCCACTCCAAGCTCGCCCACCAGTGCAAGTCCCTCATCGATCGCCTCTCCCACCCTCCGCCTCCCCCCTCCCCTTCCTCCCctaactcctcctcctccctccccggCCCCCTCCGCGACGGCGGCTCCGCCGTTTACTCCCTCGCCGACTCGGAGATTTTCCTCGCCCCCCTCATCGCCGCATGCTCGTCTGGCTCCCCCCGCGTCGCTGAGCCCGCCCTCGACTGCGTCCAGAGGCTCGTCGCCCACTCCTACCTCCACGGCGAGGCCGACCCCGCCGGCGGCCCCGACGCTCGCCTTCTCGCCCAGCTCATCGATGCCGTCTGCGGCTCCCTCGCCCTCAGCGGTGGCGGCGATGACGCCCTCGAGCTGCTCGTTCTCAAGACCCTCCTCTCTGCCGTCACATCCACCGCTCTCCGTATCCATGGTGACGCCCTCCTCCAGATCGTCCGCACCTGCTACGACCTCTATCTCGGTAGCAAGAACCCCGTCAATCAGACAACCGCCAAGGCGTCGCTCATCCAGATGCTCGTCATTGTCTTCCGCCGCATGGAGGCCGATTCCTCCACCGTCCCCGTCCAGCCGATTGTCGTCGCCGAGCTGATGGAGCCCGCCGATCGCTCGTCCAACGCTGCTGCCGCGGACGTCAGCTTCGTCCAGGGGTTCATCACCAGGATCATCAGTGACATCGATGTGGTGCTGAACCCTTCCACTCCGCTGGCCCGTACTGAGTCTGCCAGGAAACACGACGGGGCGTTCGAGACCACGGCGGTCGAGAACACCAACCCTGCTGACCTTCTGGACTCGACGGACAAGGACATGCTGGATGCCAAGTATTGGGAGATCAGCATGTACAAGACAGCCCTGGAGGACAGGAAGGATGAGCTGGGGCCGGAGGGAGTGGTGGACAGAGATGATGAAGCAGAGGTTCAGATTGGGAACAAGCTGAGGCGTGATGCCTTCCTGGTGTTCCGGGCCCTCTGTAAACTCTCCATGAAGACTCCTCCGAAGGAGGCAGTGGCTGATCCTGCACTCATGAAGGGAAAGATTGTGGCTTTGGAGCTGCTCAAGATTTTGCTAGAGAATGCAGGAGCTGTGTTTAGGACTAGTGAGAG GTTTTTAGGTGCTATTAAGCAGTATCTATGTTTATCCCTTTTGAAGAACAGTGCTTCAGCTCATTTGATTGTTTTTCAGCTGTCGTGTTCCATTTTTATGAGCTTGGTATCAAGATTTAGACCAGGATTGAAGGCAGAGATTGGAGTTTTCTTTCCGATGATTGTACTTAGAGTTTTGGAAAACGTTGCTCAACCGATTTTCCAGCAGAAGATGATTGTGCTTCGTTTCTTGGAAAAGCTTTGTGTAGATTCTCAAATTTTGGTGGACATATTCATTAATTATGACTGTGATGTTCACTCTTCAAATATTTTTGAGAG GATGGTAAACGGTCTGCTTAAAACTGCTCAAGGGCCTCCCCCAGGGGCTCCCACAACATTGGTACCACCACAAGATGTTACAATGAAGTTTGAAGCTATGAAGTGTCTAGTGGCAATTTTGAGGTCAATGGGAGATTGGATGAACAAACAATTGAGAATTCCTGATCCTTACTCCCAAAATACAGAAACCGCAGATGGCAATACTGGTGGTAGTAATGAACTTCCTCTGGGAAATGGCAACAGTGAGGAGCCTGCTGAAGTAAGTGATTCTCACTCTGAAACAGCAAATGGAACCTCAGAAGTTGCATCTATTGAGCTGCGTAGGGCTTACAAACTAGAACTTCAG GAAGGTATTTCACTTTTTAATCAAAAACCTAAGAAAGGCATTGAATTTCTTATTAATGCAAAGAAGGTGGGTGACTCACCTGAGGAAATAGCTGCTTTCCTGAAAAGTGCATCGGGCTTAAACAAGACTTTAATTGGTGACTATTTAGGAGAGAGAGAAGATTTATCCCTGAAAGTCATGCATGCATATGTGGATTCATTCGATTTTGAAGGGATGAAGTTTGATGAAGCAATCAGGTGTTTCCTACAAGGTTTTAGATTGCCTGGTGAGGCACAAAAGATTGATCGCATCATGGAAAAATTTGCTGAGCGCTACTGTAAGTGCAACCCTAAGGCTTTTACAAGTGCAGATACAGCTTATGTGCTTGCTTACTCTGTAATAATGCTCAACACCGATGCTCATAATCCGATGGTGAAAAACAAG ATGTCACCAGATGACTTTATAAGAAACAACCGAGGTATCGATGATGGAAAGGATCTGCCAGAAGAATATTTGAGATCCCTGTATGACAGAATTTCCAAGAATGAAATCAAGATGAAAGAGGATAATTTGGCTCCTCAACAAATACAATCTTCAAATTCAAACAAGATTCTTGGCTTGGATGGCATTTTAAACATTGTGATACGCAAGCGACATTCATCAACAGAGACTAGTGATGATATGATCAGGCACATGCAAGAGCAGTTTAAAGAAAAAGCTCGCAAATCTGA GTCAGCATATTACTCTGCAACGGATGTGGTAATTTTAAGGTTTATGATCGAGGTATGCTGGGCCCCAATGCTTGCTGCCTTTAGTGTTCCTCTTGACCAGAGTGACGATGAAACAGTCATATCGTTATGCCTCGAAGGATTTCGTAGTGCGGTCCATGTTACAGCAGTAATGTCTATGGAGACTCAAAGAGATGCTTTTGTTACTTCACTCGCAAAGTTTACATCCCTTCATTCAGCAGCAGATATCAAGCAGAAAAACATTGATGCTATTAAG GCTGTTTTATACATCGCAGATGAAGATGGTAACTACCTTCAAGAAGCTTGGGAACATGTTTTGACATGTGTTTCTCGATTTGAACATTTGCATCTTTTGGGAGAGGGAGCTCCTCCGGATGCCACATTTTTCACAAGACAACAGACTGAACTTGACACATCTAATCAAACCAAATCATCAATCCTAACTACAATGAAGAAAAAAGGACCTTCATCTGTTGTTGCCAGAAGAGGTACCTATGATAGTGCTGGGGTCAGTAGTCAGGCTTCTGGAGTTGTTACATCTGAGCAGATGAATAATTTAATTTCCAATTTGAACTTGTTGGAACAAGTTGGAATTGCTGAAGTGAATCGCATATTTGTACGAAGTGAAAAGTTAAACAGCGAGGCAATAATTAATTTTGTTAAAGCCCTCTGTAAGGTTTCAATGGAGGAACTACGCTCTGCATCTGATCCTCGTGTTTTCAGTCTGACAAAAATAGTCGAGATCGC ACATTACAATATGAACCGTATCAGGCTTGTGTGGTCAAGCATTTGGAGTGTGTTGTCTGAATTTTTTGTTACCATTGGCTGCTCTGAGAACCTTTCAATTGCAATCTTTGCAATGGATTCCTTGCGTCAATTGGCTATGAAATTCTTGGAGCGAAAAGAATTGGCCAACTATAACTTCCAAAATGAGTTCATGAaaccatttgttattgttatgaggAAAAGCAGAGCTGTCGAGATCAGAGAGCTGATCATCAGATGTTTCTCTCAGATGGTGTTGGCTCGTGTTAGTAATGTCAAGTCTGGGTGGAAAAGCATGTTCATG GTATTTGCAACTGCATCATATGATGATCACAAAAATATAGTCCTTCTGGCCTTTGAGATCATTGAGAAGATTTTACGGGATTACTTCCCCTACATAACTGAAACGGAAACAACCACCTTTACTGATTGTGTTAATTGTTTAATTGCATTTACTAATAGTAGGTTTAACAAAGACATTAGTCTCAATGCAATTGCTTTTCTTCGGTTCTGTGCGGCTAAGCTTGCAGAAGGAGATATTGGTGCTTCTGCAAGATACAAGAACAAGGAGGCTTTTGCGAATAATGGTCCCCCTTCACCACACATTATAAAGGATGAAAAACAAGATACTCCATTGATCATTGACAAGGATGACCACCTACACTTATGGTTTCCACTTTTAGCAG GTTTATCGGAACTCACTTTTGACCTAAGACCTGATATTAGACAAAGTGCCTTGCAAGTGCTATTTGATACATTACGAAATTGTGGTCATCATTTTTCATTGCCCTTATGGGAGAAAGTGTTTGATTCAGTCCTATTCCCTATATTTGACTCTGTAAGACATGACGTTGATACCCCTAGGGGAATTCCACAAGGACAAGGGTCAGAAAATGATACGGAAGAGCTCGATCAAGATGCTTGGCTTTATGAAACATGCAAGCTGGCTCTTCAGTTAGTTGTGGACTTGTTTGTGAAATTTTATGACACAGTAAATCCACTTCTGAAAAAGGTTTTGACATTGCTGACAAGTTTGATTAAGCGTCCTCATCAAAGCCTTGCTGGCATTGGCATTACAGCATTTGTTCGCTTAATGAGCAGTGCAGGGCCTTTATTTGTTGAgaccaagtgggagattgttgttTTGTCTTTGAAAGAAGCTGCTAAAGCCACTCTCCCTGATTTTTCATATATTTCATCTGGAGCTCATCTTGATAATGCAGCATCAGACAATGGGAATTCTCCTCTGATGCAAGAGAATGGTGAATCTAGGGGATCAATAGATGATGATTCAGAAGGCCTGAGAACGAGAAATTTATATTCTGCAATTGGTGATGCCAAGTGTCGTGCTGCCATTCAATTACTTTTAATCCAG GCTGTGATGGAGATATATAACATGTACAGAGCACAAATATCAGCTAAGAATGAACTTTTACTTTTTGAAGCATTGCACGCTGTGGCATGTCATGCACACAAGGTGAACAGCGATGCCGACCTAAGATCCAAGCTACAGGAGATTGGTTCCTTGACCCAGATGCAGGATCCTCCATTGCTACGCCTTGAGAACGAGTCATACCACTTATGCCTTGTTCTGCTTCAGAACAGTGTTGTGGACCGACCTCTGAATGGTGATGTAGAAGTGGAAGCACACCTTGTTCAACTCTGCAGAGAGGTCCTGGAGGTGTATCTTAAAGCAGCTAAAGGGCAGCCCGTTGTAGCTTCAACTGGCACTCAACCTCGAACTCACTGGCTCATCCCAGTTGGTTCTGGCAAGCGAAGAGAACTCGCAGCTCGGGCACCCGTTGTTGTGTCAGCTCTGCACGCCATATCTGGACTGGGTGATACCCCCTTCAGAAAGAACCTGGCCTTGTTCTTCCCCCTTCTTTCATGTCTGATAAGCTGCGAGCATGGGTCTACTGAGGTACAGGTCGCACTAAGTGACATGCTCAATACATGGGTAGGTCCAATCTTGCTTCGGGCATGTTGA